A single genomic interval of Candidatus Jordarchaeales archaeon harbors:
- a CDS encoding AIR synthase-related protein, whose product MSDLEGLVKRLIAKGWAREQILAQLLQEIMFFKDISRDEAAAFAEAVISEVETSMKAMNDERVSWILKHQKAGATMHDLGVGCRGEGDFFVHRLLSEIAEIGTPLLLGPRAQDDAGAVEYNGGVIVVAVDGTHSRLTEFPFIAGFHVARAALRDVYVKGARPVAMFVDLHLADDGDVSVLFDFMGGVRAVSELSRVPIVAGSTLRVGGDMVIGTRFVSCVGAVGVAKSKEFMAARSKIKPGDDIVMTEGAGGGTIATTAIYGGMPEVVLETLNVQFIEACEALLKEGLFDKIHAATDWTNGGLRGDCNEICKIAGVGMVIYEDKVKALLNKKVLDMLEKFSIDYLGVSMDALLVFTPPENTDEVLRTLRRAGVKSDVIGRVIDEPKMPILVRNGEKVPFNVLYREAAYTKVKKIVGEQAPAEKEKLMEVAEKAAQRSIEKANNVVRFVLERRNTRQIT is encoded by the coding sequence ATGAGTGATCTTGAAGGATTAGTAAAAAGGCTTATCGCAAAGGGTTGGGCACGCGAACAAATTTTGGCGCAGCTTTTACAGGAGATAATGTTTTTCAAAGACATTTCAAGGGATGAGGCGGCCGCTTTTGCAGAAGCGGTTATTTCAGAGGTTGAAACTTCAATGAAAGCGATGAATGACGAGCGCGTCAGCTGGATACTTAAGCATCAGAAGGCAGGAGCTACAATGCATGACTTGGGAGTAGGGTGCAGAGGTGAAGGAGACTTCTTCGTGCACAGGCTCCTCTCTGAGATAGCAGAGATTGGAACCCCGCTTTTGCTCGGACCGAGGGCACAGGATGACGCTGGAGCAGTCGAGTACAACGGCGGCGTCATAGTAGTGGCAGTTGATGGAACGCATTCGCGCTTAACCGAGTTTCCTTTCATAGCAGGATTTCATGTGGCAAGAGCAGCCCTCAGAGACGTCTATGTTAAGGGGGCGAGGCCTGTAGCGATGTTTGTTGACCTTCACCTAGCGGATGACGGCGATGTGAGTGTGCTCTTCGATTTTATGGGGGGAGTTAGGGCGGTTTCCGAGCTTTCAAGAGTGCCAATAGTCGCTGGTTCCACGCTTAGAGTTGGAGGGGACATGGTTATTGGAACGCGCTTCGTTTCGTGCGTCGGAGCAGTTGGAGTGGCGAAGAGCAAGGAATTCATGGCAGCAAGGAGTAAGATAAAACCTGGAGACGACATAGTAATGACGGAAGGAGCTGGAGGAGGAACCATAGCAACAACCGCGATATATGGGGGAATGCCGGAGGTTGTTTTGGAAACACTTAATGTTCAATTTATTGAGGCTTGCGAGGCTTTACTGAAAGAGGGGTTGTTTGACAAGATACACGCGGCAACCGACTGGACAAATGGTGGACTTAGGGGGGACTGTAACGAAATATGTAAGATTGCTGGAGTCGGAATGGTAATATACGAGGACAAAGTTAAGGCTCTTTTAAATAAGAAAGTGTTAGACATGCTTGAAAAATTTTCAATAGATTATCTAGGGGTCTCCATGGATGCGCTTCTAGTTTTTACGCCTCCGGAAAACACAGACGAAGTTCTTCGCACTTTAAGGAGAGCAGGTGTCAAGAGTGACGTCATAGGACGCGTTATTGATGAACCCAAAATGCCAATTCTAGTGAGGAATGGAGAAAAAGTACCGTTCAACGTCCTTTACAGAGAGGCAGCATACACTAAAGTGAAGAAAATTGTCGGGGAACAAGCTCCCGCTGAGAAAGAGAAACTTATGGAAGTAGCTGAGAAAGCTGCACAGAGATCCATTGAGAAAGCCAACAACGTAGTGAGATTTGTACTCGAAAGAAGGAACACGAGACAAATAACTTAA